A genomic stretch from Microplitis mediator isolate UGA2020A chromosome 10, iyMicMedi2.1, whole genome shotgun sequence includes:
- the LOC130676210 gene encoding intersectin-1 isoform X11: MAMSQTPGIDPWVIQPRERLHFKDQFDALKPNNGVVTGEQAKGFLLRSQLPPSILGQIWALSDTDGDGKMDINEFSIACKLIHLKLRGLEVPPSLPPSLIQSLKVPFPGTVPNVANGGVPAQPQVQTGSLVNLGGAVPQPLAAVPQPLAAVPRPVVPGIPAAVPRPLVPGAPAAAMPLVNPAVRPIVPVQMPAASRQFRDNMGTSGVVLGTINKTSSKPPARPAPPFMGNANTVTTTTNVGAPPQRPAPPGSIGSGFAATTGIAPPPKPGPPSFPNSPVAASITAGSMQPLPVASTMGLAQAAPIVPLNTNPTPIAAFGMGQTVAPLIQPISTTGAVSSIPGVMPTAGVVPSMPGVISSAGIVPSVPGAIPSVPGAIPSIPGAIPSIPGAIPSVPGVIPQAPFYNTMGGIQTVPATGMIPSVPGAIPSIPGVMPNIPQVPTNGVIPPVQTLSQANVAMNGNAGILQTPVSTNTPLSTTARPPSMDRVGSIDSQHSQHSQHSQHSQNSVTSPPDWAVPQQSRLKYTQLFNTWDRTRTGYLSGPQARNIMVQSQLHQKILAQIWTLADMDSDGRLGCEEFVLAMHLCDMAKAGENIPASLPPDLIPPTFRRQRQSSVSSQGLPETVDPSAGMPQSSFEDKRKENFEKGQAELERRRKTLQDSQRKEQEERERKEREEAEKLEKIRLEQERRRQAEIEKQMMRQREIEQEKEEQRLRAQEQREAARKEMERQRQLEWETQKSQELQAQRQKEKDILLKLKAKNQTLTIELTSLNERVKELSQKICDTRNGVSGVKTTIDGMRSTRDSQLQEMNELKKKLREQNQRLLALSQEKAKIDAKNKINSSHDSAGQEAMKMAFANKQITLKQLRDKISDLQQQINEKMSDIENNNGQLEDVRNRMKTLINDCKNLYSTFDNKRSKILELREQVVNTGGIDYTSAAWAESAWGSTDEQNPAVNEDEWPVDNAPATTAVADEPGGVRKYRALYEFVARNEEEISFQPGDIILVPPVQNQEPGWMAGEIRGHTGWFPESYVEPVDSDVGFDDNKAFVQQDSVEKRPLEEIAEVPENVSDAGSLGEAPAARVDTTAAVTAIPTATTNLTSSDAVAGDDYYVALYPYSSAEPDDLNFVDGEIISVTKKDGDWWTGTIGDRSGFFPSNYVEKCQPNINQVPVETVASAVAVAAVADAAPSQGTPSAEKTAEQIEDERQAAEDRAELPDFTAMASQQINSHGGGINIININLRELLIDYGGFSNVVFLDAAFIGFPSIIPVCPYRSLMQYYKTRGKKPEIVQVIAPYQATSAEQLDLQRGQLIMIRKKTDSGWWEGELQARGKKRQIGWFPASYVKPLTSSSNRSTPVSHGYQDSPTDPNVERVMALYPHQAQNDDELSFEKGDVIIVLSKQEESWWKGELNGVCGIFPSNYVTPMS; the protein is encoded by the exons ATGGCCATGTCACAAACACCgg gtATTGATCCATGGGTGATTCAACCTCGCGAGAGATTACACTTTAAAGATCAATTCGATGCTCTTAAGCCAAATAATGGAGTTGTTACTGGAGAACAAGCTAAAGGATTCCTGCTACGATCACAATTACCACCGTCAATCCTCGGGCAGatatg ggCACTGTCCGACACCGATGGAGATGGAAAAATGGACATCAATGAGTTCAGCATTGCCTGTAAATTGATACACTTGAAACTGCGAGGTCTAGAAGTTCCTCCCAGTTTGCCACCGTCGCTCATTCAAAGCTTGAAAGTTCCTTTCCCAG gTACGGTTCCCAATGTAGCAAATGGTGGAGTGCCAGCTCAACCTCAGGTACAGACAGGCTCACTTGTAAATCTTGGAGGCGCAGTACCGCAGCCTTTGGCTGCAGTCCCACAACCACTAGCAGCAGTACCACGTCCTGTGGTGCCAGGAATACCAGCAGCAGTTCCACGTCCTTTAGTACCAGGTGCTCCAGCAGCAGCAATGCCTCTTGTTAATCCAGCAGTGAGACCTATCGTTCCAGTTCAAATGCCCgctg CCTCACGTCAATTTAGGGATAATATGGGTACTAGTGGTGTGGTGCTCGGcacaattaataaaacatcGTCAAAACCACCTGCTCGGCCTGCACCACCCTTCATGG GAAATGCAAATACTGTCACAACAACTACCAACGTTGGAGCACCGCCTCAAAGACCTGCACCTCCTGGTAGTATTG gcAGTGGATTTGCTGCAACAACTGGCATAGCACCGCCGCCGAAACCCGGACCGCCTTCATTTCCAAATAGTCCAGTAGCCGCGTCAATAACTGCCGGTTCAATGCAACCACTTCCAGTAGCTTCCACAATGGGCTTAGCACAAGCAGCTCCGATAGTACCACTTAACACCAATCCCACTCCTATAGCAGCTTTTGGAATGGGACAAACTGTCGCACCATTAATTCAACCGATTTCAACAACTGGAGCTGTTTCATCAATACCAGGAGTTATGCCTACAGCTGGCGTTGTGCCTTCAATGCCAGGAGTTATTTCATCTGCTGGAATTGTTCCATCAGTACCGGGAGCTATTCCATCAGTACCAGGTGCTATTCCATCAATACCAGGTGCTATTCCATCAATACCAGGTGCTATTCCATCAGTACCAGGAGTTATTCCTCAAGCTCCATTTTATAATACAATGGGAGGTATACAAACGGTACCAGCCACTGGAATGATTCCATCTGTACCTGGAGCTATTCCATCAATACCTGGAGTTATGCCAAATATACCTCAGGTTCCAACAAATGGAGTAATTCCTCCTGTTCAAACATTGAGTCAAGCAAACGTTGCAATGAACGGTAATGCTGGTATACTTCAGACTCCAGTGTCAACTAATACACCACTCAGTACAACAGCACGACCACCAAGTATGGATCGAGTTGGATCTATTGATTCTCAGCACAGTCAGCACAGCCAACACAGCCAGCATAGTCAGAATTCCGTTACTTCACCACCAGACTGGGCTGTTCCTCAACAGTCTCGACTTAAATACACACAATTGTTCAATACTTGGGACAGAACGAGAACTGGCTACTTGTCAGGACCACAAGCAAGAAATATTATGGTCCAATCTCAACTACATCAGAAAATTCTCGCCCAAATTTGGACTCTTGCTGACATGGATTCAGATGGTAGACTTGGATGCGAAGAATTCGTACTGGCGATGCATCTCTGTGACATGGCCAAAGCTGGAGAAAATATACCAGCAAGTCTACCACCGGATTTGATACCTCCGACTTTCCGCCGTCAACGTCAGAGCAGTGTTTCATCCCAGGGTCTTCCTGAAACTGTCGATCCCTCGGCAGGTATGCCGCAGTCTTCCTTCGAGGATAAGAGAAAAGAAAACTTTGAGAAAGGCCAAGCTGAATTGGAGCGTCGTCGTAAAACTTTGCAGGACTCACAGCGTAAAGAGCAGGAGGAACGTGAGCGTAAAGAACGTGAGGAAGCTGAAAAGCTGGAGAAGATCAGGCTCGAACAGGAGAGACGTCGACAAGCtgaaattgaaaaacaaatgATGCGACAGCGTGAAATTGAACAGGAAAAAGAGGAGCAGCGATTGAGAGCACAGGAACAAAGAGAAGCTGCAAGAAAAGAGATGGAGAGACAAAGACAACTCGAGTGGGAAACTCAGAAGTCTCAAGAGCTTCAAGCGCAGcgacaaaaagaaaaagataTTTTACTAAAACTAAAAGCTAAGAACCAGACATTGACCATTGAACTGACATCACTTAATGAACGTGTCAAAGAactttcacaaaaaatttgcGACACCCGTAACGGTGTATCAGGTGTAAAAACAACCATCGACGGCATGCGTTCAACCCGCGATAGTCAGCTTCAAGAAATGaatgagttgaaaaaaaaattacgggaGCAGAATCAGCGATTGCTCGCATTGAGTCAAGAGAAAGCCAAAATTgatgctaaaaataaaataaattcttcaCATGATTCTGCTGGACAAGAAGCCATGAAAATGGCGTTCGctaataaacaaataacaCTAAAACAATTGAGAGATAAAATATCTGATTTGCAGCAGCAGATAAATGAGAAAATGTCGGACATTGAAAATAACAACGGACAATTGGAGGATGTGAGGAATCGTATGAAGACTCTCATTAACGATTGCAAAAATCTCTACTCAACATTTGACAATAAACGTTCTAAAATATTGGAACTGCGTGAACAAGTTGTAAATACCGGTGGGATTGATTATACAAGCGCCGCTTGGGCTGAAAGTGCTTGGGGATCAACTGATGAGCAAAATCCCGCTGTCAATGAAGACGAATGGCCGGTTGACAATGCGCCCGCTACTACTGCCGTTGCCGATGAACCAGGAGGTGTCAGAAAGTACCGCGCTCTGTATGAATTCGTAGCCAGGAACGAGGAAGAAATATCCTTCCAACCGGGTGACATTATTTTAGTACCACCAGTCCAGAATCAAGAACCCGGATGGATGGCAGGAGAGATACGTGGACACACGGGTTGGTTCCCCGAGTCGTATGTTGAGCCAGTGGACTCTGACGTCGGATTCGATGACAACAAAGCGTTCGTTCAGCAGGACAGTGTAGAAAAGAGGCCGCTCGAAGAAATCGCCGAGGTACCAGAGAATGTTTCTGATGCTGGATCTCTAGGTGAAGCTCCTGCTGCACGAGTTGACACTACTGCAGCAGTTACCGCTATTCCTACTGCTACTACAAATTTAACCAGCAGTGATGCGGTAGCTGGTGATGATTACTACGTTGCTCTCTATCCCTACTCATCAGCAGAACCAGATGATTTGAATTTCGTTGATGGCGAAATTATCTCGGTGACTAAAAAAGACGGCGACTGGTGGACTGGAACTATTGGTGACAGAAGTGGATTCTTCCCGTCCAATTACGTTGAAAAATGTCAACCAAATATAAATCAG gTTCCTGTAGAAACTGTTGCGTCGGCTGTAGCAGTGGCTGCTGTTGCTGATGCTGCTCCATCACAAGGAACACCc TCAGCGGAAAAAACCGCAGAACAGATTGAAGATGAACGACAAGCTGCTGAAGATCGTGCGGAATTACCCGATTTTACAGCAATGGCATCTCAGCAG ATAAATAGTCACGGTGGtggaataaatataataaatataaatttacgcGAATTATTAATTGACTATGGTGGATTTTCCAATGTTGTTTTCTTGGATGCTGCGTTTATTGGATTCCCATCGATTATTCCTGTGTGTCCTTATCGCTCACTGATGCAGTACTACAAG ACTCGAGGAAAGAAACCGGAGATTGTCCAAGTAATTGCACCCTACCAAGCAACGAGTGCTGAACAACTCGATTTGCAGAGAGGACAGCTCATTATGATCAGGAAAAAGACTGATTCTGGGTGGTGGGAAGGCGAGCTAcag GCTCGAGGCAAAAAACGCCAAATTGGATGGTTTCCTGCGTCATATGTAAAACCATTAACAAGTAGCAGTAATAGAAGTACTCCAGTGTCTCATGGTTATCAAGATTCTCCAACGGATCCTAATGTcg